The following is a genomic window from Rutidosis leptorrhynchoides isolate AG116_Rl617_1_P2 chromosome 8, CSIRO_AGI_Rlap_v1, whole genome shotgun sequence.
CAAATGCATATTTTTTGGAAACGAAAATAATATCACGCCATTATGCATGCTGATATTGGAAAAAGAAAACTGCTATTCAATGATGACATATATTGGGTTCCTAAAAGTTGGCGTGTGATATGAGGTAAAAGTACATTATGTTTGGTGGTTTCCAAAAGTATGCTTATAGTAGATTATGGGTTATGATAAATGAAATCTGTTTGGTGGTTTCCAAGGATAGTTGGCGTGTAATATTGGAAAGATGTCatatttgttatttaattatagatAATATAATATGGTAAAATTTACATATAAAATTAATTACTTCAAAATATGACATCATCAATGGCATGATATAATTGTGTTAAAGCACATGGTACATTATCACCTTAAACTCCCTTTTTATAAATaagaatagatagatagataaggaTCTTGATCCAATTATTTGTTTCCTTTTTTCAGCTGTTTAGTCCTGTTATATAAAGGACACCAGACTTCTATTATTATTCAGTTTTTTTTAATCAATATTTCGTGAGAAATAAAAGATAAGGCTGACTGCCTTCCTTTTTTTTGTTATCTAAAATTCCTGGTATTTGCAATTCATTGTTTGGTTATTTTTTTATCCATGGTAACAACTCAATCCAGCAGTAAGTGAAGCAATTAAGGGGGCGTTTGGTTCGTGGATTTCAATTCTCAGGATTTGAAATCCCATGGATTTGAAATCCCACAGGATTTAAAATCCTGGGATTTGAAATTCTATCTTCTGTTTGGTTCGAGGTTTTCAAATCTCAAATTTGTAATGCGAACCAGAACGGGAACGCGATTGCAAAACAAAAACCCCAAATCGAAACGTGAATCCAAAACGAGAATGCGACCGTGATACGTGAACCCGAAACCGAAATGCGAACCCGAATGGACaacgaaacgcgaacccgaaacgcgTACCCGAAATGCGAACCCGAAACGCTATCCCGAAACGTGACCCCGAAATGCGAACCTTAAACGTGAGTCCGAAAGtcaaacccgaaacgcgaacccgaaacgtgAACCCAAAACTCGAACCCGAAGCGGGAACCCGAAAaacgaacccgaaacgcgaacccgaaaagCGAACCCGAAACGGGAAACCGAAACCCGAAACGTAAATCGTAAACGTAAAATCATAGAACATGGGATTTCAAATCCCTCATACATACAAAGGATTTTCAAATCCTTCATCTatgggatttcaagggatttgaaatgCAAATCCCACGAACCAAATCCTCCAACCAAACATGGGTTTTCATGGAATTTGAAATGCAAATCCGACGAAATCTCACGAACCAAACGCCCCCTTAAGTGAATTGACTAAATCTCCCTTTATGAACCTTCAAATTGATTACCAATTGGATACTTTAGTGCCGTATAATTTGAGCAGGcacacagaaaaaaaaaaaaaaaaggggggggggggggggggggggggggggacaacTTAAAACTTCCATACAACTTGTATTAAAATTAAAATTCTACAATAGCATGCAACAACACAATCCGTTTAGTCAACCAGTCAAACCCACCCAAAGTGCTACCTCTAAGTAACAAGATCCAGTTCATCAAGACACGGAGGAACAACATCTAATCTCATCATACTCCTATACTGAATCGGAACAGGTGCACCAGCTTGCACACACAGTTCAACAACTGCTGGAGCTTTACCATAATATCTCTTCAAATCATTAGACAATGGCGGGCCCAACGGGTCAGTAACATGCCACACGTAATTGGGTCCCACTACATCAAAGATTGTTGCTTCTTgccaagcatgcataccatttcgagaCTGATGTTTTGATGCCCTACAATTTCTAACTTTATGCCCTTTTGGTCCAACTTGGATTTCAGGACAATATCCACACGTATGCACTTTGTATCTCTCCATTATCTTCTTCAACCCTGATATCATTTCAACCCATGAATCAAGTGTTAAGATACTAACTTCACTTATATCCTTAGAATCCCAAAAGTCAAGTTTCGGTTGTGTTTCCACGTTCAATGAAAGATCTAAACTATAATCAATCTCGGGTTGTATCTTTTCATTTGAGTCTGACTCAAAATCAACTATTCTGCCTTCTATACTATATACGGGTCGTGTTCTTCTTTTTGTAGGGTACTTTTCAAGGTTCAATCCCGATTGTATGCAGAGTTCAACGACACCAGGAAGCTTTTTAACTGAGTGTTTCTCGTCATGTACAACTCGCGGCTTCCCAACACGATCAAAAAGATGAAAGCATTTAGGAAAATAAATCACATCATGAATTCTTCCTTTTCGCCACACGTGGGTAGCACTTCTTAGACCACTTTCTGCACCCGTGCACGTCCTAATTTCATGCCCTGACTCACCAATGTGAACCTCAAAGCAATACCTATATAAAACAATAAAGAATTGGATTCCTTTGTATATTACAAAGTGATCTGTTATTATCTATATAACTCTTATAAGGCTGAAACTAATTACGTACCTGCATCGAAGAACTGGAATGGTCTTCAAAAGGTGCGATAACCCGAGTAACATTGATTCTCTAGCTCGATAAACATTATGAGCTAAATCAACCAGTTCAGGAACAAGTAGACCATTTTCTGGCGGTTCTTCAAGCAACTTACACGGCTGTTTCTTTCTAGCTTCTCTTTCTTCCTTAGCTCTCCGAACCAGAACTTTCATAGGTGTCGGGTAGGGTTTTCTCTCAGACTTGCTCTTCGCAGGTCTAGGTATGTCTGCATAAAAAGGATCATCTTCTGCATTTAGCAATTCAGTTGTCTCGATCGTATACGTTCTCGTGCTACCAAATAAGTGGACTGGACTTAACACTAGTTTCTTCACAATATCAAAATGAACAacaatggatgatgatgatgatgctaataATCTTCGGTGCATCgggtaaaaaaaaaagaaacagaaacCTGTAGAGAAGAAAAAATGTTGATATATTAATAAGCAAACATTCATACACGATAATAATTTATTTACTTAGTTCAGGTTGTGTTTATGCCTATACAATTTTTACAAGCACCTATGAATATTGCACCAAATTTGGCAATCTATCAACAAACAGAAAAGGCTAAACACAATTCTACAACCATCAATTTTAAAATGACCTAACAACAAAAGCACATAATCAAGCCCTAACTCCAAGTTACAGCAATTGCACTAAAAGCTTATTCTGATCAAAATTATTAAAGGTACAATAACATCATCAttgtaaaatcatatatgtacagtGATGGTACAAGTAGAAGGTGATGGTCCACTGGTATGGCCAGTGGCGGCGGTGAACGGGAACAGAGGGAGATGAAGAGCGACGGTGGCCGAAAGTTATATACCTGGAGTGGAACGGTGAAAGTGTATAGAGTATAATGGTCACGGTGGGGTTGGCCGGTGATTAGAGAGGGAGATTGGGAGTTGAAGCCCGGTTTACGGGTTTTTTCTCCTGCTCTTTCGTTTTTCTTTCCTTTAcgatttttttcttctcttcatttgtgttttttttttttttttttttccttctttttcaTAAGACATAAATTAAAACTAAACGGATTCAATCATAACTCTAACGGGGCGTTTGATTCGTAGAACCTGGAGGGATTTGCATTTCAAATCTCATGTTTAATTGGAGGATTTGGTTTGAGGGATTTGCATTTCAAATCCCATGAAATCCCATAGATGAAGGGTTTGAAAATCCTTTGTAAATGAGGGATTTGAAATCCCATGTTCTAAGATTATACGTTTACGATATACGTTCCGCATTCACGTTTCGGGTTCCCGTTTCGGGTTTGCGTTTCAGGTTCGCATTTCGGGTTTGAGTTTCAGGTTCGCTTTTCAGGTTCGAGTTTCAAGTTCACGTTTCAGGTTCACATTTCGGATGCGCGATTCGGGTTCTCGTTTCAGGTTCACGTTTCGGGTTCGATTTTCGGGCTCACGTTTCGGGTTCGTATTTCAGGTTCGCGTTTCAGGTTCACGTTTCGGGTTCGAGTTTCAGGCTCACGTTTCGGGTTCACGTTTCAGGTTCGCTTTTCAGGTTCACGTTTCAGGTTCGCGTTTCAGGTTCGCGTTTTGGGTTCGTGTTATGGGTTCGCGTTTCGTGCTCCATTTCGGGTTCACATTTCGATTTCGGGTTCACATTTCGATTTCGGGTTCGCATTTCGGTTTTGGGTTCTCGTATCACGGTCGCATTCCCGTTTTGGATTCACGTTTCGATTCCGGGTTTGCGTTTTGCGATCGCGTTATCGTTTCGGGTTCGCATTACAAATTCTGATATTTGAAAACCTCGAACCAAACAAAATATAGGATTTCAAATCCTGAGATTTCaaatcctgcgagatttcaaatcctgcgagatttcaaatccCATGGGATTTCAAATCCTGGAAATTGAAATCCTTGAACCAAACGCCCCATAATTCTAATTAGTCGATTTAGACCGTACGATCTACATGTCAAACAAATAAATATTGTACTCGTACAATTGTAACAGACAAACAATAATGCAACAATACAATACACAAACCACACAGCAACCTATTGGAGTCACAACAACCTTAATTCTATTAGAAAAcggatcaaacaaatcatcataaGTAGTCTTCGTAAAAACACTTGAAGGAAAAAACAAATGAAACTTCTGATAACACATAAGACCACAAGAAGACACGACAGTTGATGTGAAACACGAACAAATTGTCCCCAACGTCATTACAAACTCATTAAACGGTCAAGTCACCTAACTGTTTCCCACCATTGACTACCAAGCACACAAGGAACTCCCAAACATACGAGAAATAATATAGGCTCAGAAAGATAACCAACGTAACTCATTCCACACTACCACATAAGGAATCACCCTAAGTTGCCGCCAAAACTCAAAACCATCGTCGTAGAAATCAAGAAAACCTACCTAGAAATCAAAGCCAACAACCACAAAAACCACATAATCGCCACCTAATAGTAGCAAACCTTCCTACATAAACTGTAGGTTTAAAAGCGCAAAAAATTGGTGGAAACACCGTCAATCTCCACCAAATGGAGACCATCGTCAGGAAAGGTGGAAGAACTGGATTCGAGATTAGGCAACAACATAAAGAAGTTGGAGAAAAAGAAGGAATAATTATATGCACCGATAAAGAAAACAAAAAAGAAGATGTGAAGAAATGAGAAACAGGAATAAAACAAAAATGCACGAGAATAATCAGGCAACACCTTATTACTCacgtttgttttttgtttttttttggaaAGGCAAGCCTCCAAAGGTGTAACATGTGGGGATTGAACCTGGGTCCCTTTGAAACATTTCAAGCATCTTAACACCAGACCACCAATCCAagcaattaataataaaatatattaaaccGGCAACACCTTATTACATTTTATATACTATCAAACAAGACTTATGACTTGGAGTTTTATAAGCTAAAGTTTTTATATGTTCTCATAAGCTTCGTGTCAAACACACCTTATTACTCACGACTGGTAGCAAGTCAGCTGAACACCGTGATTTCTAGCGGTCATTTATTTGGCCAACCATTTTCGTTTATTTGGTTTATGATATGATATTATCAATCATTGTCTGATTAATTTGAATTTCAACAATAGttgataaataataaaacttacttTCTTATTTCTTATTATTTTACGAGTAGTTATTTGTTATTatcaataattaattattaatttcacTATGCTGCAAATTATAAACTAGTTAAAATATGACTCCATCCGTCTCAAAATAAATGTCTACCTTACCATTTTGATTTATCCCCAAAAAAATTATTTCTtactttaaataacaataaaaactaCTTAATTTTCAATTAAACAATTTTTATAATtgaaattgtaattgtaattgtaatatttAAGATAGAAACAACTTTACCAATTACTCCTTAAATAAATTCAATtacttaaaataaaattaaaataacttACTCAATCAAAGATATATGTAAAAAACATCATTTTCGATCACTTTCAGAAGCAATTTTCGTGCAAGGTGCTGTGCAGACCACGTATTCTGGGGGGGGGGGGGGCTGGTTAATGGACTGACCCATCACAACTCTTCAAACAGGCCTGCTACATCGAGTACTGTACCAGCCCAGGCGACAGTTGGGCCTGGAATCCAATCGGCTTTCGATTCATTGGGTCCTGGAATCTGCTTGCGGGTCTCGAACAGTGAGGCAAATGACTTAGAAGCGAGGTTTACGGAATAAGAAATTTGGGGTGCAATAAAAGAATGTGCTAGTAACAAAGCGCCGGGGCCGGACAGATTCAAGGGGGAAATTTCATTGGGTTGTAACTCCTCTTTTATTACTCTTATTCCTAAAAAGGCGGATCCGGTTAGTTTAAATGAATATAGACCTATTAGTTTGATCGGTAGCTTTTATAAAATTATCGCGAAACTACTTTCATTAAGACTACGAAAGGTAATACCTAACATTGTGGGATTTGAACAAAGCACTTTTTTAAAGGGGAGAAACATCTTGGATGGGGTTCTTATTGCAAATGAATCGCTCGGGTTTTTAAAGAAAAGTCACATTAAAAGCATGTTGTTCAAGGTCGACTTCGAAAAGGCTTTTGATAGCCTTAGtgaaacaccggccattttttttttactacacagcggaagactttattaacaaacacaatataagtcacgtcattacgtttacgtttacacaacggtgttacgttatcacaaaacattatttatacaaaagtccacatcagagttgggttgtcaaacatgtcttctgcaataacacccttcccgactagcagtacctaaacctgcaaggggagaatatgtgggggattagcgcaccgctaagtgaatggaatctatctaacagatatagcttaagccacacacaagctatatactaacaacagtacttgctaactaccaactagcatacaataagacaatacgaggatcggcggcttgtacgagcacacgactcctagctgatcggacttgagtctatcgatagtccctgctactcaattcacagtatagttatccagatgcaggggatgcatcattcacactatactctacaatcagtagcctacggacccaacctcccctaggcacggttgacctcatacggactctaacctctcctaggcacggtctcgagtccccagtctccctagacccgactggtgccattcacacagtgtacacataattcacatacaacatcaggcatactatattattctaacatggaaatttctacactatgcatggtaaaagagtcaaccacagtagcatgatatgctacttaaactctatccggagatagacccactcaccaattactagcaactgctcagttattatttctgagcttcctccttgtccttataacctgagaacaacacaaacaaagttaatatacatatccaataaataatataatcatttcataccattaactaggtcataacaccatatattcataattttatgagtctacatcatgactccactcaataatggcatacaggtgcgtgcaaaacacgacatacacactaaaactccttttccggcccaaaaacagtttgatctagtttcttaaaagttcaccattgaaaagtattctttattacgattctaacgatagtttattcatcaaaaacggagttacgttttgaaagttacgttcgtttcaatttcataaaagtactgtagcaaatagtgacactgtagcaactcggcactgtagcaaatagtgacactgtagcaactcgggggtactcttgcaactcggtactgtagcaaatagtgacactgtagcaaatagtgacactgtagcagttcgggtactgtagcaaaatactgtatcaaaatactgtagcaactgggtttcgaagcagttcgctgtttttgcgattttttcgcccaaaactcgatttttgagtgtttttgatccgtttttaagcacatggaagctactaaacatatatacaacctatttctaacatcaattaagcataacaaacaccaaaaatgaagattcaagcttaaaatcacactttttattcaagaacacaaaacccattttgaggaagaattaatacatgaatctatgatatgcataccttatattgatcacgaaatcacaaggaatatatctctagattcaattaatccaaaggctcacaaaatcaaattagggtttatgtgtatgtttgtgtatgtgttcgtgtatgtgcttgatgaaatgagaaatggatagaactatccacatacatacacttaaatgagttataaactcataccccatatcacacaggtatttactagttatcttatctgataacctttcgtatctccttaggcggtcctaacggagtccaaattagataaaccaacctgttctgggacccttgtcacaaactggtcacaacacaattataataaaatactaataaaataattaaaataaaagcacttaagactaagcacaaatcctaagggcaaaataggcaacttacaactagcccgggtttcagtctgttacaaatccaccccccttaagaagattctgtcctcggaatctggtcttggtcaaacaaatgagggtaacgttttctcatcaactcttccgtttcccacgtaagattagaacccaaactgtgtttccactcaatcaacaccatcggaatctctttctttctcagcttagtcaccttttggtcaaccacacggaccggctcttccaccaatttcttattcaaatcaacccttaaatcttctaaacgaagaagttgtgtttcatcgtcgactttacacttacgaagataacacacgttgaatgcaTTATGAATACCAGATAACTCTGACGGAAGatttaacaccacagtctgatcattcaacactccactgatcggaaacggaccaataaatctcggtgctaacttaccacgtttaccgaatctgataacccctttccacggcgaaactttcagatacactcgttcacccacattaaaggttactggacgtctacgcggatcagcatacattttctgcctatctctagcggcttttaacttttctctcgcaattgcaactttttcggctgtcatttgaacaatttcgggacctgcaaactgtttctccccggcttctaaccaacaagtcggagttctgcaacggcgACCGTATAGCATTTCATAGGgcagcatccctatactcgaatgatatgaattattatacgcaaattcgaccaacggcaaatgtgtatcccacgaaccaccgtattctaacacacaagcccttaacatatcctccaaagtctgtatcgttctttcactctgaccgtctgtctgaggatgataacctgtacttaaattcacacgtgtacccaaattctgttgaagactattccaaaaattcgacacaaatctggaatctctgtctgaaacgatcgataatggcacaccatgtcgactaactatctcgtttatatacaattcggctaactcgcttaacgaagctgtttcacgagtagcaagaaaatgagcacttttagttaggcgatccactattacccaaatcatatcatgtcttttctgagttcgaggtaatttggtcacaaaatccatcgttatatgttccaatttccactctggaatctgtaactgacgtaacgaaccataaggtttctgatgttcggccttcacttgagcacatatatgacacttttcgacatgacgggcgatatctgatttcattgttggccaccaatacactgttttcaaatcatgatacatcttattactacccggatgtactgtcaatctggatttgtgagcttccgtcatgattaaatccctcaaatctccaagcttaggcacccaaacacgattgtttaaggtctttagtccacgtgagtcatcaattaagtccacttttcatttggtcatttgttcagatttaatatgttcgtcctctaaagcacaggcctgaatggtttttaagctgttaatcaaatctgaagttatattcaaacgaagaaatttcacattttcacttgactttttacgacttagcgcatctgcaaccacatttgccttacccggatggtatttaatttcacaatcgtaatctttgatcaactcttgccatcgtctctgacgtatattcaattctttctgtgagaagatatactgcaaactcttgtgatctgtacatataacacaatgggttccatacaaatagtgtctccacagtttcaaagcaaacactactgtagccatttcaagatcatgcactggataattcttctcatgaactttcaactgtcgcgaggcgtaggcgattactttatctctttgcattaatacacaacccaacccggcatatgatgcatcacagtataccacgaagtcgtctgaaccttttggtaaagctaacactggtgcctgacacagtagctgtttcaaaatctgaaaagcattttcctgttcatcagtccatcgaaaggctacatctttacgagtcaacttagtcaacggacccgctattttcgagaaatccttgataaatctgcgataataaccggttaatcccagaaaactcttaatctcagtcggagtcttcggagaattccaattcattaccgcttctatctttgtcggatcaacttttataccttcggcacaaatcacatgacccaaaaactgcacttcacgtaaccaaaattcacactttgaaaattttgcaaatagttgttcacgtttcaacatgttcaaaacctgtctcagatgttcaacatgttcactttcggtctttgaatacactagtatatcatctataaacacaatcacaaacttatctaagaacgggcgacacactctattcattagatccatgaagattgctggcgcatttgtcaacccaaacggcatgacaagaaattcataatgaccataccttgttctgaacgctgttttcggtatatctgattcagcaacacgaacctgatgatatccggatcgtaagtctatcttagaaaagaatgaagcaccctgtaa
Proteins encoded in this region:
- the LOC139862827 gene encoding APO protein 3, mitochondrial, whose protein sequence is MHRRLLASSSSSIVVHFDIVKKLVLSPVHLFGSTRTYTIETTELLNAEDDPFYADIPRPAKSKSERKPYPTPMKVLVRRAKEEREARKKQPCKLLEEPPENGLLVPELVDLAHNVYRARESMLLGLSHLLKTIPVLRCRYCFEVHIGESGHEIRTCTGAESGLRSATHVWRKGRIHDVIYFPKCFHLFDRVGKPRVVHDEKHSVKKLPGVVELCIQSGLNLEKYPTKRRTRPVYSIEGRIVDFESDSNEKIQPEIDYSLDLSLNVETQPKLDFWDSKDISEVSILTLDSWVEMISGLKKIMERYKVHTCGYCPEIQVGPKGHKVRNCRASKHQSRNGMHAWQEATIFDVVGPNYVWHVTDPLGPPLSNDLKRYYGKAPAVVELCVQAGAPVPIQYRSMMRLDVVPPCLDELDLVT